A genomic window from Panthera tigris isolate Pti1 chromosome B4, P.tigris_Pti1_mat1.1, whole genome shotgun sequence includes:
- the LOC102962526 gene encoding olfactory receptor 9K2-like, translating into MGDRGTDNHSEVTDFILIGFRVRSELHILLFLIFLLVYAMILLGNVGMMTIIMTDPRLNTPMYFFLGNLSFIDLFYSSVIAPKAMINFWSESKSISFAGCVTQFCLFALFMVAEGFLLAAMAYDRFIAICNPLLYSVQMTARLCTQLVAGSFLCGCISSVLQTSTTFTLPFCGSRAIDHFFCDIRPLQRLSCSDLFIYRMISFSLSSIITLPTIIVIIVSYMYIVSTVLKIRSSEGRKKAFSTCSSHLGVVSVLYGAVFFTYLTPDRFPELSKVTSLCYTLVTPMLNPLIYSLRNKDVKEALKKLLEMKNAIP; encoded by the coding sequence ATGGGTGACAGGGGAACAGACAATCACTCGGAAGTGACTGACTTCATCCTTATAGGCTTCAGGGTCCGCTCCGAGCTCCACATTCTCCTCTTCCTGATCTTTCTGCTTGTGTATGCCATGATCCTCCTAGGGAATGTTGGGATGATGACCATTATTATGACTGATCCCCGGCTGAACAcacccatgtatttcttcctagGCAACCTGTccttcattgatctcttctattcGTCTGTTATTGCACCCAAGGCCATGATCAACTTCTGGTCTGAGAGCAAGTCCATCTCTTTTGCAGGCTGTGTGACCCAATTCTGTCTCTTTGCCCTCTTCATGGTGGCAGAGGGATTTCTCCTGGCagccatggcctatgaccgcttcATTGCCATCTGCAACCCACTCCTCTACTCTGTCCAGATGACAGCACGTCTCTGCACTCAGTTGGTGGCTGGTTCCTTTTTATGCGGCTGCATCAGCTCAGTTCTTCAGACAAGCACGACATTTACTTTGCCATTTTGTGGTTCTCGGGCTATTGACCACTTTTTCTGTGATATTCGCCCACTTCAGAGACTATCTTGTTCTGACCTCTTCATCTatagaatgatttctttttccttatccaGCATCATTACCTTGCCTACAATAATTGTCATTATTGTGTCCTATATGTATATTGTATCCACAGTACTAAAGATACGCTCCTCTGAGGGACGTAAGAAAGCGTTCTCCACTTGCAGCTCTCACCTAGGAGTCGTGAGTGTGCTGTATGGTGCTGTGTTTTTTACATATCTCACTCCGGACAGATTTCCTGAGCTGAGTAAAGTGACCTCCTTATGCTATACCTTAGTCACTCCCATGTTGAATCCTTTGATTTACTCTCTGAGAAACAAAGATGTCAAAGAGGCTCTAAAAAaacttttagagatgaaaaatgcTATTCCTTGA